In the genome of Pseudomonas fluorescens, the window TTACAACTGGGACCCGGACAGCCGCAGCCCTCGCTCGGGCAGTGCGATGTTCCATTACCAGCCTGAAGACAACCCGAACAAGGTCATCAACGCCGGCTATCGCTATCGCAATGACCAGGTACGTTACGACCAGAACACCGGTAAATGGACTGTGGGTGGTGGTGACTACGGCACCCCTGGCACTCCTGGCTATGTGAAGGATTACTACAAGATCGAACAGCACGACTTCTCGGTGATCTGGCCGATCGTGCCGCAATGGAGCGCTATCAGCCGTTGGCAGTATGACTACAACCGCAACCGTACCCTGGAAGCCTTCGGTGGTTTCGAGTACGACAGCTGCTGCTGGAAACTGCGCCTGATCAACCGTTACTGGGTCTCCTATGACGAGTTCAGTCAGGAAGCACCGCAAAACGAAAAAGGCGACCATGGCGTCTTCCTCCAAATTGTTCTGAAGGGACTCGGCGGCCTCACCGGCTCCAAGGCAGAGAGCTTCCTCGACAAAGGCATTCAAGGTTATCGTGAACGTGAAGACCAAGCTTTCTGATTGTTTGCGCCCGCTGATGCTGGGCGCGCTGTTCCTGAGTACGGCGGCCAGTGCCGCCGTACAGTCCATCGATAAAGTGGTGGCCATCGTCGACAACGACGTGGTCATGCAGAGCCAACTGGACCAACGCGTTCATGAAGTTCAGCAAACCATTGCCAAGCGCGGCTCTGCCGTGCCGCCGGCCAGCGTGCTGGAGCAGCAGGTACTTGAGCGCCTGATCGTCGAAAACCTGCAATTGCAGATCGGCGAGCGCTCCGGCATCCGCATTACCGACGAAGAGTTGAACCAGGCTGTCGGCACCATTGCCCAGCGCAACAACATGTCGGTCGAGCAGTTCCGCGCCGCCCTGACTCGCGACGGCCTGTCCTACGACGACGCGCGTGAGCAGATTCGTCGCGAAATGGTCATCAGCCGTGTGCGCCAGCGTCGGGTCGCAGAACGCATTCAGGTCTCCGAGCAGGAAGTGAAGAACTTCCTGGCGTCCGACCTGGGCAAAATGCAGCTGTCCGAAGAGTTCCACCTGGCCAACATCCTGATTCCTACGCCGGAAAGCGCCAACTCCGACGCGATTCAGAATGCAGCCAAACAGGCCGATGCAATTTACCAGCAGCTCAAGCAAGGCGCTGACTTCGGTCAGTTGGCAATCGCCAAGTCCGCCAGCGAAACCGCACTGGAAGGTGGTGACATGGGCTGGCGTAAAGCCGCTCAACTGCCTCCGCCGTTCGATCGCCTGCTGAGCACCATGCCGGTGGGTGATGTCACCCAGCCAATGCGCACACCGGGCGGCTTCATCATCCTGAAGGTCCTCGAAAAGCGTGGCGGCCAGACCCAGATGCGCGACGAAGTGCATGTGCGCCACATCCTGGTCAAACCGAGCCCGATCCGCGACGAAGCGAAAACCAAGGCCCTGGCTGAGTCGCTCTACAGCCGTATCGAGGCTGGCGAAGATTTCGGCGAGTTGGCGAAAAGCTACTCGGAAGACCCGGGTTCTGCCCTCAACGGCGGCGACCTGAACTGGATCGACCCGAACGCACTGGTGCCCGAGTTCCGCGAAGTGATGGCCACGACCCCGCAAGGTCAGCTGTCCAAGCCGTTCCAGACTCAATACGGCTGGCATGTCCTGGAAGTCCTTGGCCGTCGCGCCACCGACAGCACCTCACAGGCTCGCGAGCAGCAAGCAATGACCGTTTTGCGTAACCGCAAATACGACGAAGAGCTGCAAACCTGGCTGCGTCAGATCCGTGACGAAGCGTACGTGGAAATCAAACTCCCTGGCGCCGACCAGGCTGCGCAGTGAAACCCCAACGTTTCGCGCTGACACCCGGTGAACCGGCCGGCATAGGTCCCGACCTGTGCCTGCTGCTCGCCTCGCAAGCCCAGCCCCATC includes:
- the surA gene encoding peptidylprolyl isomerase SurA; translation: MKTKLSDCLRPLMLGALFLSTAASAAVQSIDKVVAIVDNDVVMQSQLDQRVHEVQQTIAKRGSAVPPASVLEQQVLERLIVENLQLQIGERSGIRITDEELNQAVGTIAQRNNMSVEQFRAALTRDGLSYDDAREQIRREMVISRVRQRRVAERIQVSEQEVKNFLASDLGKMQLSEEFHLANILIPTPESANSDAIQNAAKQADAIYQQLKQGADFGQLAIAKSASETALEGGDMGWRKAAQLPPPFDRLLSTMPVGDVTQPMRTPGGFIILKVLEKRGGQTQMRDEVHVRHILVKPSPIRDEAKTKALAESLYSRIEAGEDFGELAKSYSEDPGSALNGGDLNWIDPNALVPEFREVMATTPQGQLSKPFQTQYGWHVLEVLGRRATDSTSQAREQQAMTVLRNRKYDEELQTWLRQIRDEAYVEIKLPGADQAAQ